The following are from one region of the Sardina pilchardus chromosome 4, fSarPil1.1, whole genome shotgun sequence genome:
- the LOC134078618 gene encoding splicing factor U2AF 35 kDa subunit-like protein isoform X4 — protein MAEYLASIFGTEKDKVNCSFYFKIGACRHGDRCSRLHNKPTFSQTIALLNIYRNPQNSAQSADGLRSTVSDVEMQEHYDDFFEEVFTEMEEKYGEVEEMNVCDNLGDHLVGNVYVKFRREEDAEKAVIDLNNRWFNGQPIHAELSPVTDFREACCRQYEMGECTRGGFCNFMHLKPISRELRRELYGRRKKSRHRSRSRSRERRSRSRDRGRDGGGGGGGGGGGGGRGGGGGRDGGGGGGGGGGGRDRERRRSRDRERSGRF, from the exons ATGGCGGAGTACCTGGCGTCCATTTTCGGAACAGAGAAAGATAA AGTTAATTGctcattttatttcaaaatcGGAGCATGCCGCCATGGGGATCGATGCTCCAGGCTTCACAACAAGCCAACCTTCAGCCAG actatTGCCCTCCTGAATATTTACCGAAACCCTCAAAACTCTGCCCAATCTGCTGATGGTCTACGTA GCACGGTCAGCGATGTGGAGATGCAGGAACATTACGACGACTTCTTTGAG GAGGTCTTCacggagatggaggagaagtacGGAGAGGTGGAAGAGATGAACGTGTGTGATAACCTGGGAGATCACCTCGTGGGAAATGTGTATGTCAAG TTCCGTCGTGAAGAGGATGCAGAGAAAGCAGTCATTGACCTGAATAACCGCTGGTTTAATGGGCAGCCCATCCATGCTGAGCTGTCCCCTGTCACCGACTTCAGAGAAGCCTGCTGTCGTCAGTATGAGATGGG ggAGTGCACTCGAGGCGGCTTCTGTAACTTCATGCACCTGAAGCCCATCTCACGGGAGCTAAGGAGAGAGCTCTATGGCCGGCGCAAgaaaag CAGACATCGCTCACGCTCACGATCCAGGGAACGCCGCTCCCGCTCCCGGGACCGCGgcagagatggtggtggtggcggcggcggcggtggcggtggtggtggtcgtggtggcggtggcggacgagatggaggcggcggcggcggaggtggCGGTGGAGGCAGAGACCGAGAGAGGCGGAGGTCACGGGACCGGGAACGTTCTGGAAGATTCTGA
- the LOC134078618 gene encoding splicing factor U2AF 35 kDa subunit-like protein isoform X1 produces MAEYLASIFGTEKDKVNCSFYFKIGACRHGDRCSRLHNKPTFSQTIALLNIYRNPQNSAQSADGLRTCSGTVSDVEMQEHYDDFFEEVFTEMEEKYGEVEEMNVCDNLGDHLVGNVYVKFRREEDAEKAVIDLNNRWFNGQPIHAELSPVTDFREACCRQYEMGECTRGGFCNFMHLKPISRELRRELYGRRKKSRHRSRSRSRERRSRSRDRGRDGGGGGGGGGGGGGRGGGGGRDGGGGGGGGGGGRDRERRRSRDRERSGRF; encoded by the exons ATGGCGGAGTACCTGGCGTCCATTTTCGGAACAGAGAAAGATAA AGTTAATTGctcattttatttcaaaatcGGAGCATGCCGCCATGGGGATCGATGCTCCAGGCTTCACAACAAGCCAACCTTCAGCCAG actatTGCCCTCCTGAATATTTACCGAAACCCTCAAAACTCTGCCCAATCTGCTGATGGTCTACGTA CATGTTCAGGCACGGTCAGCGATGTGGAGATGCAGGAACATTACGACGACTTCTTTGAG GAGGTCTTCacggagatggaggagaagtacGGAGAGGTGGAAGAGATGAACGTGTGTGATAACCTGGGAGATCACCTCGTGGGAAATGTGTATGTCAAG TTCCGTCGTGAAGAGGATGCAGAGAAAGCAGTCATTGACCTGAATAACCGCTGGTTTAATGGGCAGCCCATCCATGCTGAGCTGTCCCCTGTCACCGACTTCAGAGAAGCCTGCTGTCGTCAGTATGAGATGGG ggAGTGCACTCGAGGCGGCTTCTGTAACTTCATGCACCTGAAGCCCATCTCACGGGAGCTAAGGAGAGAGCTCTATGGCCGGCGCAAgaaaag CAGACATCGCTCACGCTCACGATCCAGGGAACGCCGCTCCCGCTCCCGGGACCGCGgcagagatggtggtggtggcggcggcggcggtggcggtggtggtggtcgtggtggcggtggcggacgagatggaggcggcggcggcggaggtggCGGTGGAGGCAGAGACCGAGAGAGGCGGAGGTCACGGGACCGGGAACGTTCTGGAAGATTCTGA
- the LOC134078618 gene encoding splicing factor U2AF 35 kDa subunit-like protein isoform X3 — protein MAEYLASIFGTEKDKVNCSFYFKIGACRHGDRCSRLHNKPTFSQTIALLNIYRNPQNSAQSADGLRSSGTVSDVEMQEHYDDFFEEVFTEMEEKYGEVEEMNVCDNLGDHLVGNVYVKFRREEDAEKAVIDLNNRWFNGQPIHAELSPVTDFREACCRQYEMGECTRGGFCNFMHLKPISRELRRELYGRRKKSRHRSRSRSRERRSRSRDRGRDGGGGGGGGGGGGGRGGGGGRDGGGGGGGGGGGRDRERRRSRDRERSGRF, from the exons ATGGCGGAGTACCTGGCGTCCATTTTCGGAACAGAGAAAGATAA AGTTAATTGctcattttatttcaaaatcGGAGCATGCCGCCATGGGGATCGATGCTCCAGGCTTCACAACAAGCCAACCTTCAGCCAG actatTGCCCTCCTGAATATTTACCGAAACCCTCAAAACTCTGCCCAATCTGCTGATGGTCTACGTAGT TCAGGCACGGTCAGCGATGTGGAGATGCAGGAACATTACGACGACTTCTTTGAG GAGGTCTTCacggagatggaggagaagtacGGAGAGGTGGAAGAGATGAACGTGTGTGATAACCTGGGAGATCACCTCGTGGGAAATGTGTATGTCAAG TTCCGTCGTGAAGAGGATGCAGAGAAAGCAGTCATTGACCTGAATAACCGCTGGTTTAATGGGCAGCCCATCCATGCTGAGCTGTCCCCTGTCACCGACTTCAGAGAAGCCTGCTGTCGTCAGTATGAGATGGG ggAGTGCACTCGAGGCGGCTTCTGTAACTTCATGCACCTGAAGCCCATCTCACGGGAGCTAAGGAGAGAGCTCTATGGCCGGCGCAAgaaaag CAGACATCGCTCACGCTCACGATCCAGGGAACGCCGCTCCCGCTCCCGGGACCGCGgcagagatggtggtggtggcggcggcggcggtggcggtggtggtggtcgtggtggcggtggcggacgagatggaggcggcggcggcggaggtggCGGTGGAGGCAGAGACCGAGAGAGGCGGAGGTCACGGGACCGGGAACGTTCTGGAAGATTCTGA
- the LOC134078618 gene encoding splicing factor U2AF 35 kDa subunit-like protein isoform X5 — translation MAEYLASIFGTEKDKVNCSFYFKIGACRHGDRCSRLHNKPTFSQTIALLNIYRNPQNSAQSADGLRSTVSDVEMQEHYDDFFEEVFTEMEEKYGEVEEMNVCDNLGDHLVGNVYVKFRREEDAEKAVIDLNNRWFNGQPIHAELSPVTDFREACCRQYEMGECTRGGFCNFMHLKPISRELRRELYGRRKKRHRSRSRSRERRSRSRDRGRDGGGGGGGGGGGGGRGGGGGRDGGGGGGGGGGGRDRERRRSRDRERSGRF, via the exons ATGGCGGAGTACCTGGCGTCCATTTTCGGAACAGAGAAAGATAA AGTTAATTGctcattttatttcaaaatcGGAGCATGCCGCCATGGGGATCGATGCTCCAGGCTTCACAACAAGCCAACCTTCAGCCAG actatTGCCCTCCTGAATATTTACCGAAACCCTCAAAACTCTGCCCAATCTGCTGATGGTCTACGTA GCACGGTCAGCGATGTGGAGATGCAGGAACATTACGACGACTTCTTTGAG GAGGTCTTCacggagatggaggagaagtacGGAGAGGTGGAAGAGATGAACGTGTGTGATAACCTGGGAGATCACCTCGTGGGAAATGTGTATGTCAAG TTCCGTCGTGAAGAGGATGCAGAGAAAGCAGTCATTGACCTGAATAACCGCTGGTTTAATGGGCAGCCCATCCATGCTGAGCTGTCCCCTGTCACCGACTTCAGAGAAGCCTGCTGTCGTCAGTATGAGATGGG ggAGTGCACTCGAGGCGGCTTCTGTAACTTCATGCACCTGAAGCCCATCTCACGGGAGCTAAGGAGAGAGCTCTATGGCCGGCGCAAgaaaag ACATCGCTCACGCTCACGATCCAGGGAACGCCGCTCCCGCTCCCGGGACCGCGgcagagatggtggtggtggcggcggcggcggtggcggtggtggtggtcgtggtggcggtggcggacgagatggaggcggcggcggcggaggtggCGGTGGAGGCAGAGACCGAGAGAGGCGGAGGTCACGGGACCGGGAACGTTCTGGAAGATTCTGA
- the LOC134078618 gene encoding splicing factor U2AF 35 kDa subunit-like protein isoform X2, producing the protein MAEYLASIFGTEKDKVNCSFYFKIGACRHGDRCSRLHNKPTFSQTIALLNIYRNPQNSAQSADGLRTCSGTVSDVEMQEHYDDFFEEVFTEMEEKYGEVEEMNVCDNLGDHLVGNVYVKFRREEDAEKAVIDLNNRWFNGQPIHAELSPVTDFREACCRQYEMGECTRGGFCNFMHLKPISRELRRELYGRRKKRHRSRSRSRERRSRSRDRGRDGGGGGGGGGGGGGRGGGGGRDGGGGGGGGGGGRDRERRRSRDRERSGRF; encoded by the exons ATGGCGGAGTACCTGGCGTCCATTTTCGGAACAGAGAAAGATAA AGTTAATTGctcattttatttcaaaatcGGAGCATGCCGCCATGGGGATCGATGCTCCAGGCTTCACAACAAGCCAACCTTCAGCCAG actatTGCCCTCCTGAATATTTACCGAAACCCTCAAAACTCTGCCCAATCTGCTGATGGTCTACGTA CATGTTCAGGCACGGTCAGCGATGTGGAGATGCAGGAACATTACGACGACTTCTTTGAG GAGGTCTTCacggagatggaggagaagtacGGAGAGGTGGAAGAGATGAACGTGTGTGATAACCTGGGAGATCACCTCGTGGGAAATGTGTATGTCAAG TTCCGTCGTGAAGAGGATGCAGAGAAAGCAGTCATTGACCTGAATAACCGCTGGTTTAATGGGCAGCCCATCCATGCTGAGCTGTCCCCTGTCACCGACTTCAGAGAAGCCTGCTGTCGTCAGTATGAGATGGG ggAGTGCACTCGAGGCGGCTTCTGTAACTTCATGCACCTGAAGCCCATCTCACGGGAGCTAAGGAGAGAGCTCTATGGCCGGCGCAAgaaaag ACATCGCTCACGCTCACGATCCAGGGAACGCCGCTCCCGCTCCCGGGACCGCGgcagagatggtggtggtggcggcggcggcggtggcggtggtggtggtcgtggtggcggtggcggacgagatggaggcggcggcggcggaggtggCGGTGGAGGCAGAGACCGAGAGAGGCGGAGGTCACGGGACCGGGAACGTTCTGGAAGATTCTGA